One stretch of [Limnothrix rosea] IAM M-220 DNA includes these proteins:
- a CDS encoding nucleotidyltransferase domain-containing protein, with amino-acid sequence MLSQKEFLQRITQEVESISPNAEVFLYGSRARGDATEESDWDLLILVDGKVNQQLTDNIRHHLYEIEWETDTVVSSIIRSKQLWHTPKFQQTPFYQSVKSDAILLSA; translated from the coding sequence ATGCTGAGTCAAAAAGAATTTTTGCAACGTATAACCCAAGAAGTAGAAAGCATTTCACCAAATGCCGAAGTTTTTTTGTATGGTTCTCGCGCCCGTGGTGATGCAACAGAAGAGTCTGATTGGGATTTGCTTATTTTGGTTGATGGAAAAGTCAATCAGCAGCTAACGGATAACATTCGACATCATTTATATGAGATTGAATGGGAAACAGATACTGTCGTTAGTTCGATCATTCGCAGTAAACAGCTTTGGCATACTCCAAAATTTCAGCAAACTCCTTTTTATCAGTCTGTTAAATCTGATGCGATCTTGCTGTCAGCCTAA
- a CDS encoding DUF6825 family protein: protein MSNPLYQALTYSRVFAEVLKEKVETSLTDVLSDLGKLDAERNKWVKEFNEEFQARAEREIKRNPDAGKPVTISIDDDDSTDFQETIDNLRAEIAALKAELREYRDRQSN, encoded by the coding sequence ATGAGCAATCCTCTCTACCAAGCCCTGACTTACAGCCGCGTTTTCGCAGAAGTGCTCAAGGAAAAAGTCGAAACGAGCCTCACCGATGTCCTCAGTGATCTCGGTAAACTTGATGCTGAGCGAAACAAATGGGTGAAAGAATTTAACGAAGAATTTCAAGCCAGAGCCGAACGGGAAATCAAACGAAATCCCGATGCAGGCAAGCCCGTCACCATCAGCATTGACGATGATGATTCTACAGATTTTCAAGAAACCATTGACAATCTCCGCGCAGAAATTGCCGCCCTAAAAGCAGAACTACGCGAATACCGCGATCGCCAATCTAACTAA
- the recN gene encoding DNA repair protein RecN: MLCLLRIENFALIDRLELDWRAGLMVLTGETGAGKSIILDAIDLALGGKANARMLRTGCDRASIEATFSSTPELEKWLGQQEIDALDDKTVVCSRELSVGKSSLRSRCRVNGVVLNQSLMADLRQHLVEITAQGQTVELMIPERQRILLDSYGGTKLQKQVEKVAIAHQDYLAAKRLIDQRRTSEQERLQRLDLIKYQLQELNEANLENPDELDELKNDGDRLSHVVELQQLSYQTNQILYQNDGGDNPAVADLLGDAENLLQEMTEYDPQLESILEMVRNALTEVVEAGHQISTYGDSLDTDPEHLAQIEERIRELKQICRKYGATLEEAIAYREKLQGELEELTGGGQSIEELEQACQLKLESLENLCSELTALRQKAATKLEKQLVKELKPLAMEKVIFECRLTPVKPTATGADLVTFYFSPNPGEAVQPLAEIASGGEMSRFLLALKACFTQKKNTSKTLVFDEIDAGVSGKVAQAIATKLHQLSQFHQVLCVTHQPLIAAMADAHFRVAKKVVKQKQNGKEPRTIVTVDQLEQLQNRRDELAQLTGGNSADDAISFAESLLSQAEEQKIKVTQSK, translated from the coding sequence ATGTTGTGTCTGCTGCGAATCGAAAATTTTGCGCTAATTGATCGCCTCGAACTAGATTGGCGGGCAGGCCTGATGGTGCTTACCGGAGAAACGGGCGCGGGTAAATCGATTATTCTCGATGCTATTGATTTGGCGCTGGGGGGTAAGGCCAATGCTCGCATGCTTCGGACTGGTTGCGATCGTGCGTCTATTGAAGCAACTTTTTCTAGCACGCCAGAGTTGGAGAAATGGCTAGGGCAACAGGAAATTGATGCGCTCGACGATAAAACGGTGGTGTGCAGCCGTGAATTGAGCGTCGGGAAAAGTTCGTTGCGTTCTCGCTGTCGGGTGAATGGTGTTGTGCTCAACCAATCGCTGATGGCGGATTTGCGACAACATTTGGTGGAAATTACGGCGCAGGGTCAAACTGTTGAGCTGATGATCCCTGAGCGGCAACGGATTTTGCTGGACAGTTATGGTGGCACAAAGTTACAAAAACAGGTAGAAAAAGTGGCGATCGCCCACCAAGACTATTTAGCGGCAAAACGGCTGATTGACCAACGGCGCACTAGCGAACAGGAACGGTTGCAGCGCTTAGATCTGATCAAATATCAACTGCAAGAGCTGAACGAAGCGAATTTAGAAAATCCTGACGAACTGGACGAGCTAAAAAATGACGGCGATCGCCTGTCCCATGTGGTGGAGTTGCAGCAGCTTAGTTACCAAACTAACCAGATTCTCTATCAAAACGACGGCGGCGATAATCCTGCCGTAGCGGATTTGTTGGGTGATGCGGAAAATTTACTCCAAGAAATGACGGAATACGATCCTCAACTGGAAAGCATTTTAGAGATGGTGCGCAATGCCCTCACCGAAGTAGTGGAAGCCGGACATCAAATTAGTACCTACGGCGATAGTCTGGACACCGATCCTGAGCACCTTGCCCAAATCGAAGAACGAATCCGCGAACTGAAACAAATTTGCCGCAAGTATGGCGCAACCCTAGAAGAGGCGATCGCCTATCGAGAAAAACTTCAGGGGGAATTGGAAGAACTTACAGGCGGTGGTCAATCCATTGAAGAGTTAGAGCAAGCCTGCCAGTTGAAATTGGAGAGCCTCGAAAATCTTTGTAGTGAACTGACGGCATTGCGTCAAAAAGCGGCGACCAAACTCGAAAAACAACTGGTCAAAGAATTAAAGCCGCTGGCGATGGAGAAGGTGATTTTTGAATGTCGTCTGACACCAGTTAAACCGACTGCCACGGGCGCAGATTTGGTGACTTTTTACTTTAGTCCGAACCCCGGCGAAGCGGTGCAACCCCTCGCGGAAATTGCCTCTGGCGGTGAAATGAGCCGTTTTCTCCTCGCCCTCAAAGCCTGTTTCACCCAGAAAAAAAATACTTCTAAAACCTTAGTTTTTGACGAAATCGATGCAGGCGTTTCCGGTAAAGTCGCCCAGGCGATCGCCACCAAACTCCACCAACTCAGCCAATTCCACCAAGTGCTTTGCGTCACCCACCAACCCCTGATTGCGGCCATGGCCGATGCCCATTTCCGCGTGGCGAAAAAAGTGGTGAAACAAAAACAAAACGGCAAAGAACCCCGCACCATTGTGACAGTGGATCAGCTAGAACAATTACAAAACCGTCGCGACGAACTGGCTCAACTGACCGGTGGAAATTCAGCAGATGACGCGATTTCCTTTGCAGAGTCCCTTTTATCCCAAGCCGAAGAACAAAAAATCAAAGTTACCCAATCAAAATGA
- a CDS encoding methylenetetrahydrofolate reductase: MTTRLRRAIENREFVITAEVAPPKGGNPAQMLAMARLLKDKVHGVNVTDGSRAVMRMASIAASTLLLQNGVEPIFQMACRDRNVIGLQADLMGAHALGLRNVLALTGDPVKAGDHKKAKAVFDLESVRLLKLITKLNDGQDFNGKKLPDGELDLFAGGAVDPQLKSWYTIESRFAKKVESGAKFFQSQMITDFVRFEEFMERVAAQHNVPVLAGIFLLKSAKNARFINRCVPGAQIPDGIIERLDHAENPLEEGIKIAAEQVKIAKNLCQGVHLMAVKREDLIPKVLELAETSITVKSEPVLI; this comes from the coding sequence ATGACAACCCGCCTGCGACGCGCCATTGAAAATCGAGAATTTGTGATCACTGCCGAAGTCGCTCCCCCGAAAGGTGGAAACCCAGCCCAGATGCTGGCAATGGCAAGGTTACTCAAGGACAAGGTGCATGGCGTTAATGTTACCGATGGTAGCCGCGCCGTAATGCGTATGGCTTCTATTGCCGCCTCAACTTTATTGCTGCAAAACGGTGTTGAACCAATTTTCCAGATGGCCTGCCGCGATCGCAATGTGATCGGACTCCAAGCAGATCTGATGGGTGCTCATGCCTTAGGCTTGCGGAATGTTCTTGCGTTAACCGGCGATCCTGTTAAAGCTGGGGATCACAAAAAAGCGAAAGCTGTCTTTGATTTAGAGTCGGTACGTTTACTGAAGCTCATCACCAAATTAAATGATGGTCAAGACTTTAACGGCAAAAAATTACCCGACGGTGAACTCGACCTATTTGCCGGGGGAGCCGTTGATCCTCAGCTGAAAAGTTGGTACACCATCGAATCACGGTTTGCGAAAAAGGTAGAGTCTGGTGCAAAGTTTTTTCAGTCGCAAATGATTACAGATTTTGTGCGCTTTGAAGAATTTATGGAGCGTGTGGCGGCTCAGCATAATGTTCCGGTTCTCGCTGGCATCTTTCTATTGAAATCAGCTAAAAATGCGCGTTTTATCAATCGTTGCGTTCCCGGTGCACAGATTCCTGATGGCATTATTGAGCGTCTTGACCACGCTGAAAATCCCCTAGAGGAGGGCATAAAAATTGCGGCGGAACAGGTGAAAATAGCAAAAAATCTATGTCAAGGTGTGCATTTGATGGCGGTGAAACGAGAAGATCTCATTCCTAAAGTTTTAGAGCTGGCAGAGACCTCGATCACAGTCAAAAGTGAGCCTGTTTTGATCTAA
- the queD gene encoding 6-carboxytetrahydropterin synthase QueD: protein MEQWQLYKEFRFEAAHRLPHHDGKCARLHGHSWVCRVYIRGDRLIESGAKQGMLMDFSDLKSSMKPLLEDYLDHYYLNETLEMESPTSEAIAKWIYEQLEAKKLMGLCAVEILETCTSGCIYSRPK, encoded by the coding sequence ATGGAACAGTGGCAACTTTATAAGGAATTTCGCTTTGAGGCTGCCCATCGCCTCCCCCACCATGACGGCAAATGTGCGCGTCTCCATGGTCATAGTTGGGTTTGTCGGGTTTATATTAGGGGCGATCGCCTCATTGAGAGCGGTGCAAAGCAGGGCATGTTGATGGATTTTAGTGATCTCAAATCCTCCATGAAACCTTTGCTAGAGGATTATCTGGATCATTATTACCTCAATGAAACTCTGGAGATGGAAAGTCCGACCAGTGAGGCGATCGCCAAATGGATTTATGAGCAATTAGAAGCCAAAAAATTAATGGGTTTATGTGCTGTCGAAATTCTTGAAACCTGTACATCTGGCTGCATTTATAGCCGTCCTAAATAA
- the trpS gene encoding tryptophan--tRNA ligase, with protein sequence MAQRILSGVQPTGNLHLGNYLGAIQNWVEIQQDYDSYFCVVDLHAITVPHDPKVLADNTRAIAALYLACGISLDHSTIFVQSHITAHSELAWLLNCITPLNWLERMIQFKEKAQKQGENVSVGLLDYPVLMAADILLYDADKVPVGEDQKQHLELTRDIVTRINDKFGKKKNPVLKMPEPMIRTTGARVMSLTDGTKKMSKSDPSELSRINLLDPPDVLKKKIKKCKTDQFRGLEFGNGDRPECNNLLGLYALLSGQSKEAVANECADMGWGQFKPLLTDTVVAALEPIQTKYNELTADQTYLDQVLRDGQEKAATVADATLKKVKDALGFLPAL encoded by the coding sequence ATGGCACAGCGTATCCTTTCAGGCGTACAACCCACCGGCAACCTCCACCTCGGCAACTACCTTGGTGCGATCCAAAACTGGGTAGAAATTCAACAGGATTACGATAGCTATTTCTGTGTCGTTGATCTCCACGCCATTACTGTGCCCCACGACCCGAAAGTCCTCGCCGACAATACAAGGGCGATCGCCGCACTGTATCTTGCCTGTGGCATTAGCCTCGATCACTCTACTATTTTTGTCCAATCTCATATAACTGCCCATAGCGAACTCGCTTGGTTGTTGAACTGCATTACGCCGTTGAACTGGTTGGAGCGGATGATTCAGTTTAAAGAAAAAGCCCAGAAACAAGGCGAAAATGTCAGTGTCGGTTTGCTCGATTATCCTGTGCTCATGGCTGCCGATATTTTGCTTTACGATGCCGATAAAGTCCCCGTCGGTGAAGACCAAAAACAACATTTAGAACTGACTCGCGACATCGTCACCCGTATTAACGACAAATTTGGCAAAAAGAAAAACCCTGTCCTTAAAATGCCCGAACCCATGATTCGTACAACAGGTGCAAGGGTGATGAGCTTGACCGATGGCACTAAGAAAATGTCGAAATCTGACCCCTCCGAACTGAGTCGCATCAATCTTCTTGATCCGCCCGATGTGCTTAAGAAGAAGATCAAAAAATGTAAAACCGATCAGTTTCGTGGTCTGGAATTTGGGAACGGCGATCGCCCCGAATGTAATAACCTTTTAGGTCTCTACGCGTTGCTCAGCGGACAATCCAAAGAAGCTGTCGCCAATGAGTGCGCCGATATGGGCTGGGGACAATTTAAGCCTCTGCTAACCGATACCGTTGTTGCCGCCCTCGAACCCATCCAGACCAAATACAACGAGCTAACTGCTGATCAAACCTACCTCGACCAAGTGTTGCGTGACGGTCAAGAAAAAGCTGCCACAGTTGCCGATGCGACTCTCAAAAAAGTCAAAGATGCCCTCGGTTTTCTACCCGCCTTGTAA
- a CDS encoding PhzF family phenazine biosynthesis protein: MNRYSFYTLDVFTEQIFGGNPLAVFPQAKGLNAQQMQAIAQELNLSETVFVLPSEQEDCDFKLRIFTPRTELEFAGHPTVGTAYLLAHIGLVKPDLSCVNLEEGVGKVPVSLTWQDTSVVSTALQAAQLPEFSDVSPILDAAKLLNLSAEQLHQELLPAVISCGLPFLYIPLRDRHAVDESALNQTFWQETLQGTDAANVYIFAVEGDRQIYARMFAPGLGIAEDPATGSAATSLAGYLYRYLDSSAGTQTWQIEQGVKMDRPSKLTLTFSASESAVTKIQVGGASVLVSQGEMIVPEL; this comes from the coding sequence ATGAATCGATACTCTTTTTACACGTTAGATGTTTTCACCGAGCAGATTTTCGGTGGTAATCCTTTGGCTGTTTTTCCGCAGGCTAAAGGTCTTAATGCCCAACAAATGCAGGCGATCGCCCAAGAATTAAATTTGTCTGAAACGGTTTTTGTTTTGCCATCGGAACAGGAAGACTGTGACTTTAAACTGAGGATTTTTACACCCCGCACGGAACTGGAATTTGCAGGACATCCGACTGTGGGTACAGCTTATTTATTAGCCCATATCGGTTTAGTAAAACCTGATTTATCTTGTGTCAATTTAGAGGAAGGTGTGGGCAAAGTGCCTGTCTCTTTAACTTGGCAAGATACTTCGGTTGTTAGCACTGCGCTCCAAGCGGCTCAACTACCTGAATTTTCTGATGTGTCGCCAATACTTGATGCTGCCAAATTATTAAATCTCAGCGCGGAACAATTACATCAAGAGTTATTGCCTGCTGTTATTTCCTGCGGCCTACCGTTTTTGTATATTCCTTTGCGCGATCGCCATGCCGTTGATGAGAGTGCTTTGAATCAAACTTTTTGGCAAGAGACATTACAAGGGACTGATGCTGCCAATGTTTATATTTTCGCTGTAGAAGGCGATCGCCAGATTTACGCGCGGATGTTTGCACCGGGTCTTGGCATTGCAGAAGATCCGGCCACCGGTTCTGCGGCAACATCCCTTGCTGGTTATTTGTATCGCTACTTAGATAGCAGTGCTGGAACCCAAACTTGGCAAATTGAGCAGGGCGTAAAAATGGACAGACCAAGCAAACTCACGCTGACGTTCTCCGCTAGCGAATCGGCTGTCACGAAAATTCAGGTGGGTGGAGCCTCAGTTTTGGTGAGTCAAGGAGAAATGATCGTCCCTGAACTCTAA
- a CDS encoding chromophore lyase CpcT/CpeT has protein sequence MTHSTDAKTLTSWMAGEFSNFDQALANSALFAHIKVCMRPMPQDFFGGYGLFLEQAYSSDLGNPYRLRAFQVKPVDDHLELVHYKPKEEIKEKFFGASRDLSILKSVTMADLEPMPGCDMIVTFENGAFKGVVQEGRGCKVFRNNRESYLDNRFEITEKNLISIDRGRDPETDEIVWGSLAGAFEFKKIKDFSSEVV, from the coding sequence ATGACTCACTCTACCGATGCCAAAACCCTGACCAGTTGGATGGCAGGCGAATTTTCTAACTTTGACCAAGCCCTTGCAAACTCGGCTTTGTTTGCCCATATCAAAGTTTGTATGCGCCCAATGCCTCAGGATTTTTTTGGTGGTTATGGATTGTTTTTAGAGCAAGCCTACAGCTCGGATTTAGGTAATCCTTATCGTTTGCGGGCATTTCAAGTGAAACCTGTCGATGATCATCTGGAGCTGGTTCACTACAAACCGAAAGAAGAGATCAAAGAAAAATTTTTTGGTGCTTCCCGCGACCTTAGTATTCTCAAGTCGGTGACGATGGCTGACCTTGAGCCAATGCCTGGTTGTGACATGATTGTGACTTTTGAAAATGGCGCATTTAAGGGAGTCGTGCAGGAAGGTCGTGGTTGCAAGGTTTTCCGCAACAATCGTGAAAGTTATCTCGACAATCGCTTTGAAATTACCGAGAAAAATCTCATTAGTATTGACCGGGGACGTGACCCAGAAACCGATGAAATTGTGTGGGGTTCGCTAGCGGGTGCGTTTGAATTTAAGAAGATTAAGGATTTTTCGTCCGAGGTGGTTTAA
- the leuD gene encoding 3-isopropylmalate dehydratase small subunit, protein MSSEIKQVSGNGIALRGNDIDTDRIIPARFLKCVTFDGLGEQAFADDRQQMDGRHPFDQGQFQRASILAVNHNFGCGSSREHAPQALLKWGIQAIIGESFAEIFFGNCLANGVPCVTADAATVAAVQGFIEANPETEIIVDLEKSEIVCGDWSKPISLGEGARQALINGTWDSCGQLVTGAAEIAATAQQLPYIAWA, encoded by the coding sequence ATGAGTAGCGAAATCAAACAAGTTTCAGGCAATGGCATCGCGTTACGCGGTAATGATATTGATACAGACCGCATTATTCCCGCAAGGTTTTTGAAATGTGTCACCTTCGATGGTTTGGGAGAGCAGGCCTTTGCGGATGATCGCCAACAGATGGATGGTCGTCACCCCTTTGACCAAGGGCAATTTCAACGGGCTAGCATCCTCGCGGTAAATCATAATTTTGGTTGTGGTTCTTCCCGGGAACATGCGCCCCAAGCTCTTTTAAAATGGGGGATTCAGGCCATTATTGGTGAAAGTTTTGCGGAAATCTTTTTTGGCAATTGCCTCGCTAATGGTGTTCCCTGTGTGACGGCAGATGCTGCAACGGTGGCGGCGGTGCAAGGGTTTATTGAGGCAAATCCAGAGACTGAAATTATCGTGGATCTCGAAAAATCTGAGATTGTTTGTGGTGACTGGTCAAAGCCCATTAGCCTTGGGGAAGGGGCGCGACAGGCGTTAATTAATGGCACTTGGGATAGTTGCGGTCAACTGGTGACAGGGGCGGCTGAGATTGCCGCAACGGCGCAGCAGCTTCCTTACATTGCTTGGGCATAA
- a CDS encoding Uma2 family endonuclease, whose protein sequence is MKALQILPTTYFPWAVDLSVCVPDGKVSEEQFYAFCQNNPDLRIERLATGEVIVMPPVFSDTSNRNAKIAQQVGNWAESDGMGEVFDSSTGFTFPNGAIRSPDVSWILLERWNQLSDEQKASFAPICPDFVVELRSSSDTLTSDTLKGLQEKMAEYIENGVRLGLLVDRKNKTVHVYRPGRSPQIFENPETVDCSPELPGFSLKLKRIW, encoded by the coding sequence ATGAAAGCATTGCAAATACTACCAACAACTTATTTTCCTTGGGCTGTAGATTTATCGGTATGTGTACCTGATGGGAAAGTGAGTGAAGAGCAATTCTATGCGTTTTGTCAAAACAATCCAGACTTACGTATCGAACGTCTAGCGACTGGTGAGGTAATTGTTATGCCACCAGTGTTTTCGGATACCAGTAATCGAAATGCAAAAATCGCTCAACAAGTTGGAAATTGGGCAGAAAGTGATGGAATGGGTGAAGTGTTTGATTCCAGTACCGGATTTACCTTTCCAAATGGTGCGATTAGATCACCGGATGTTTCGTGGATTTTGCTTGAGCGCTGGAATCAACTATCCGATGAACAGAAAGCTTCCTTTGCACCCATCTGTCCTGATTTTGTAGTGGAATTACGTTCTTCCAGCGACACTTTAACCAGCGACACTTTAAAAGGTTTGCAGGAAAAGATGGCTGAATATATTGAAAATGGCGTGCGCTTAGGTCTTTTAGTGGATCGCAAAAATAAAACTGTTCATGTTTATCGTCCGGGGCGATCGCCACAAATTTTTGAAAATCCTGAAACGGTTGATTGTTCCCCTGAGCTTCCCGGTTTTTCCCTCAAGCTGAAACGAATTTGGTAA
- a CDS encoding ABC1 kinase family protein, translating to MSAFSPQVNSAVASKSSATTASQLEQAKSAYRWNRGNYSKNRRRFDIWVFVLTLIFKLIRNSKKWTYRGGFTEEKLRDRQKIQARWIKESFLELGPTFIKVGQLFSTRADLFPAEYVEELSKLQDRVPAFSFEQTKKLIEEDFDKPLNELFYSFDPTPLAAASLGQVHKAQLHSGEEVVVKVQRPGLKQLFTVDLAILKKIAFYFQNHPRWGKNRDWLGIYEECCRILWQEVDYLREGRSADTFRRNFRNANWVKVPKVFWRYASPRVLTLEYMPGIKISHYEALDAAGLERKELAKLSAQAYLQQLLNDGFFHADPHPGNLAVSPDGALIFYDFGMMGEIKANVKEGLMETMMGVTEKDADRVVNSLVNLGALQPTNDMGPVRRSVQFMLDNFMDKPFDAQSITAISDDLYEIAYDQPFRFPATFTFVMRAFSTIEGVGKGLDPDFNFMAVAQPFALQVMSENLPSSSSIIDQLGKQAAQLGTSTLGLPRRIEDTIERLDRGDIRIRVRSQESDRLLRKISGMQLATNYTLILCALILSATLLFVNQSFIPAAVIGAIALLPAGILWRLLKRLDRYDRKL from the coding sequence GTGTCAGCATTTTCTCCCCAAGTAAACTCAGCGGTAGCATCAAAATCGTCCGCCACAACAGCTTCTCAGCTCGAGCAAGCAAAATCTGCCTATCGTTGGAATCGCGGGAATTATTCAAAAAATCGGCGACGGTTTGATATTTGGGTATTTGTCCTGACCCTAATTTTCAAGCTCATTCGCAACTCAAAGAAATGGACATACCGCGGTGGCTTTACCGAAGAAAAATTACGCGATCGCCAGAAAATTCAAGCCCGCTGGATTAAAGAAAGCTTTCTCGAACTCGGCCCGACATTTATTAAAGTAGGACAACTCTTCTCGACCCGCGCCGACCTTTTTCCAGCCGAATACGTTGAAGAACTATCAAAGCTCCAAGACCGCGTGCCAGCTTTTTCCTTCGAGCAAACCAAAAAGCTCATTGAAGAAGACTTCGATAAACCCCTCAACGAATTGTTCTATAGCTTTGATCCAACGCCCCTAGCCGCAGCCAGTCTAGGTCAAGTCCATAAAGCTCAACTCCACAGTGGCGAAGAAGTCGTAGTTAAAGTGCAGCGCCCCGGTTTAAAGCAACTATTTACCGTTGATCTAGCCATTCTCAAAAAAATTGCCTTTTACTTCCAGAACCATCCCCGCTGGGGCAAAAATCGCGATTGGTTAGGCATTTACGAAGAATGTTGCCGTATTTTGTGGCAAGAAGTCGATTATCTCCGCGAAGGACGTAGTGCCGATACCTTCCGCCGCAATTTCCGCAATGCCAACTGGGTAAAAGTCCCAAAGGTTTTCTGGCGTTATGCTTCGCCCCGTGTACTGACCTTGGAATATATGCCCGGCATCAAAATCAGCCATTACGAAGCCCTTGATGCAGCGGGTCTAGAGCGTAAAGAACTAGCAAAACTCAGTGCCCAAGCCTATTTACAGCAACTTTTAAACGATGGCTTTTTCCATGCCGATCCCCACCCTGGCAATCTGGCAGTCAGTCCCGATGGCGCATTGATTTTCTATGACTTTGGCATGATGGGCGAAATCAAAGCCAACGTAAAAGAAGGCTTGATGGAAACCATGATGGGTGTTACGGAAAAAGATGCTGATCGTGTGGTGAATTCCCTTGTTAATTTAGGAGCACTACAACCGACCAATGACATGGGGCCAGTGCGTCGCTCGGTGCAATTCATGTTGGACAACTTCATGGATAAGCCCTTCGATGCCCAGTCCATCACTGCAATAAGTGACGATCTCTACGAGATTGCCTATGATCAGCCCTTCCGTTTTCCTGCCACGTTTACCTTTGTAATGCGGGCTTTTTCCACCATTGAAGGGGTTGGGAAAGGACTAGATCCTGATTTTAATTTTATGGCGGTGGCACAGCCATTTGCCCTACAAGTGATGAGTGAAAATTTACCGAGTAGCAGCAGTATCATCGACCAGCTTGGCAAGCAGGCTGCCCAACTGGGTACTTCGACCTTGGGGCTACCGAGGCGCATTGAGGATACGATTGAGCGATTAGACCGGGGTGATATTCGGATTCGGGTGCGATCGCAGGAGTCGGATCGGCTGCTCCGTAAAATTAGCGGTATGCAGTTGGCAACGAATTATACGCTAATTCTCTGTGCTCTAATTTTGTCTGCTACGCTGTTATTTGTGAATCAGTCGTTCATACCAGCGGCTGTTATTGGTGCGATCGCCCTACTTCCGGCAGGAATCCTCTGGCGACTACTCAAAAGACTTGATCGCTATGATCGAAAACTCTGA
- a CDS encoding Stp1/IreP family PP2C-type Ser/Thr phosphatase: MKRHFTGLTDPGLVRSANQDSYYFDPEGRFFIVADGMGGHAGGEQASRIAAETIRKTLEARWKSSDKSDELLKAVIKEANEAILVDQVEHPERQDMGTTAVVVIFRQKQVWRAHVGDSRLYRFNSDRLEQLTEDHTWVGKAMKVGDITAEQAKVHPWRHVLSQCLGRKDLYQIEIDTIELEAGDRLLLCSDGLTEEVEDDQIQSILEASDTPEKAATNLVEAAKENGGSDNVTVVIIGEEAA, encoded by the coding sequence ATGAAACGCCATTTTACGGGTCTGACTGATCCGGGGTTGGTACGCTCCGCTAACCAAGACTCTTATTACTTTGATCCTGAGGGACGTTTTTTTATCGTCGCTGATGGCATGGGCGGCCATGCTGGTGGTGAACAAGCGAGCCGTATTGCCGCAGAAACCATCCGCAAAACGTTAGAAGCTCGCTGGAAATCTTCAGACAAATCCGATGAGCTGCTGAAGGCGGTGATTAAAGAGGCCAATGAAGCGATCTTGGTTGATCAAGTCGAGCACCCAGAACGACAGGATATGGGAACGACGGCTGTTGTCGTGATTTTCCGCCAAAAGCAGGTGTGGCGTGCCCATGTGGGCGATTCGCGTTTGTACCGTTTTAATAGCGATCGCCTCGAACAGCTCACGGAAGACCATACTTGGGTGGGTAAGGCGATGAAGGTGGGTGACATTACGGCAGAGCAAGCAAAGGTACATCCTTGGCGGCATGTCCTCTCCCAGTGCCTTGGTCGCAAGGATCTTTATCAAATTGAGATTGATACCATTGAGCTTGAAGCGGGCGATCGCCTTTTACTTTGTAGTGATGGATTGACGGAAGAAGTCGAAGATGACCAAATCCAATCGATTTTAGAAGCTAGCGACACTCCGGAAAAAGCTGCTACTAATTTAGTGGAAGCAGCAAAAGAAAATGGCGGCTCTGACAACGTTACTGTCGTAATTATCGGCGAAGAAGCAGCTTAG